CCATGCTGGCGTCAGGTCGCCCGTCTCCGCCCTGCTGGCGCCAGGGCCGGCCGATGATCCCGCACGGCGCCGAGGCGCCAATCTTCCCGCGGGGCGCCAGGGCGCTCAATCTCTCGCGCGGCGCCAGGGCGGCAATCTCCCGCGCGGCGCCGGGGCCGGCCAATCTCCGGCGCGGCGCCGGGGCGCCAATCGTCCATTTACTGCGCATCGGTCGCGTGGATGGACGATTGGGTGGTCGTGGTGCGCTCAACCTTCCAGCGATCATCCGCGCGGCTCGGCCTCCGGACGATTGTAGGCGCATGGCGCCCTCAACCATCCAGATCTGGCGACCAACGTCGCGAAATGGACGATTCGCAACCACTACTGCCGCCGCTGCCGCCGCTACCGCCGCTGACGCCACCACCGCCACTACCGCTACCGCCGCCAACACCGCCACTCCCCACTACCGCCGCACCTCCACAACGATCACCGCCACCGACCACCGCCACCGTCCTCACCGTTATACCGCCCACACCACCCACCACCACGATGTCCAATTCGGGCCGCTCCGTTCGTCATATCCATAGTCGGGCGCGCGCACGCACGCGTGCACGGGCCTGGGTGGCTGCAGGTAAGTCGGACTGACGGGCCGACCCGCAGGACCAGCGTCGCCCGGAACACCGCGAGTGGCGCGCCACCGCAGGTTGTCGCCCTGCGTACCATAACCTATACTATTGAAATATTGGTTACGCACGCAATGGATGGAACCAACGGCATTATGGCCACGATGCTCGTGAATGACAGGAAACCGCCGCCGCGGCCGCCGCGTACTCTGCGTCTGGAGCTGCCGGCAGATCCGCGGCCGCGGGTCGACATCGGCCCGCCGTTCCGGCGGTTCAACGGCGGGTGGCTGGCGCTCGACTTCGTGAACACGGTGCCGGGCTGGATCCCGCATCCGCAGGATCGCGACGGGTGGCAGGACCTGCCGAACGGTGAACGGCTGCTGGAGTACGCGGACCTGATTCAGTGGTCGCGGCTTCAGGACGTGGTGAGCGATGGCGTGGCGGCGTCGCTCGAGCGGGCGTCGCGGAAGCGGCCGAAGCGAGCCCGCTCCGTCATCCGGCGTGCGCGCACAATGCGCGCGGTGCTGTACCGGCTGTTCCGTGCGAGTGCGCTGGGCTGGGCGCCGCGGGCGGACGACCTGGAGTTGTTGAATGCGGAGCTGGCGCGCCTGCGCCGACGTGAGGTGGTGGCACCGGGTGAGTTGGGGCTGGAGGTCGTGTGGCTGGGCGAGGAGGCGGATCTGGAAGGTCTGTTGTGGCCGCCTCTGCGTTCAGCGGTGTCACTGCTCACGACGCCGGAACTGGCCGACCGGCTCGACCAGTGCGGCGGGCCGGGCTGCGGCTGGCTGTTCGTGGACACGGGCCCCGGCCGGCCGCGCCGGTGGTGTGACAGTCGTGACTGCGGGAATGTGGTGAAGGCGCGCGCGTTCAGGGAACGTCAGCGCGAGGAAACGGGAACCGAACGAACGGGTGGAGGCGAGTGATGGAAGCAGTTGAGAAGTCGATGGACGATGGCGTGCTGGCCGAGCTGCGGCGTGCCGTCGCGGGCGAGGTGCTGGTGGCTGGCGATGCGGGATACGACGCCGGTCGTGCAGTCTATTTCACGAGTGTCGATCGTCGGCCGGACGTGATCGTGCGACCGGCGGACGCGGGCGACGTCGCGCGGGTCGTGACGATCGCGCGCGACACCGACAGCGGCCTGTCCGTGCGGAACGGCGGGCACAGCTTTGCCAGCCACGGCGTGCGTGATGGCGGTATCGTCCTCGACATGCGTTCGCTGCGCGATCTCGACATCGATGTCGAGCGACGTATCGCGCGCGCCGGTGCGGGATTGTCGGCGGGCGAGTATACAGAAGCGACGAATGCGCACGGCCTGGCGACGGGGTTCGGAGATGCGCCATCGGTCGGGATCAGCGGCATCACGCTCGCGGGCGGCATCGGATTCCTGCATCGCAGGAACGGCATGACGATCGATCACCTGCTCGGTGCCGAAGTCGTGACGGCGGACGGTCGCATCGTGCGTGCGGACGCGGAGTCGCATGAGGACCTGTACTGGGCGATACGCGGCGGCGGCGGCGGCTTCGGGGTGGTGACGCAGCTGGAGTATCGACTGGAGCCGGTCGACCGCGTGCTCGGCGGCATGCTGATGCTGCCGGCGACGCCGGAGTCGCTGGTCACTCTGCTCGAGCAGGCGTATACGGCGCCGGACGAGCTGTCGCTGATCGTCGGCGTGATGCCTGCGCCGCCCATGCCGTTCATTCCCACCGAAGCGCACGGCAGCCTGATCATGATGGTGACGCTCGTGTATGCGGGCGACATCGCCGAGGGCGAGCGCGTCGTCGCACCGTTCCGCGCACTGGCGACGCCGCTGCTCGACGCCGTGCGGCCGATGCGGTATCCGGAGATCTATGACGGCCATGCGGATGCGCCGCATCCCGCTGCGGTCACATTGCACACGGGCTACATCGAATCGCTCGATGTCGACGCGGCCGCGCGCCTGTTCGAGCGCCTGCGCACGGGGAGTGCGCCCATGCGCATGGCGCAGTTCCGTCCGCTCGGCGGTGCCGTCGCACGCGTGCCGTCCGACGCGACGGCATATGCGCACCGCGATCGTCACTTCATCGCGACGACTGGGGCGATGTTCGAGCGGCCGGAGCAGCATGCGGAGTTCGCGGCGTGGGCCGCGGCCGCTGCGGCGGACCTGGCGGACGGCGAACCGGGTGCATACGTCGGGTTCATGGGTGCAGAGGGTGCTGCGCGTATTGCCGAGGCGTATCCGGGTGCGACGGGTGAGCGGCTCGCGCGGATCAAGCGGCAGTATGATCCGACGACCCTGTTCGACGGGAGCTACAACGTGATGTCCGGCGGGAATGGCCGGAGTCCGGCGGCCATCGCGTCGATGTAGCGTGTCGCGGCGTTCATCGGGCGGCGAGCGGTCTACTGGATCTCCGACGGCAGCACGATCCCGAGCCGCGTGCGCTCCGTCCGCCACAGCTCGAGCAGCTCGCGATGGATGTCGGGATGCACAGGCGCGAGGTTCGTCGTCTCGCCGGGATCGGCCTCCACGTTGAACAGCTCGAACGCCGACTCATCGAACGGCGGGTCGAGCGTGGCGAGCTTCCACGGACCGCGCCGGACGTACGCACGGCCGGCGTGGAACAGCGTGGTGACGTAGTCCGCGTCATGGACGGCCACTGCATTGCCCGCGAGCAGTGCCGCCATGCTCTCGCCCTCCATGGGACGCACGGAGCCGTCGTCCGGGTACGTTGCGCCGGCGAGCTCCAGGAACGTCGGCGCGAGGTCCATCACCGTCGCATACGCACGGTTGATGGATCCGCGCTGCGCGACCTGCGGACCGGCGATGATCATCTGCGCCGCGATCCCGCCCTGGCGCGTGTACGTCTTGTAGCGGCTGAACGGTGCCGATCCCGCCTGCGCCCACGGCACACCGTAGGACACCCAGGAGTCCGGCCGGCCCATGTTGTCGTACGAGTTGTCGTAATGCGACTGGATGTAGTCGACGAACGGACCGGTGTGATAGAAGTCCTCCGAGCCCGCCGCGCCGTTGTCGGACATGAACACGATCAGCGTGTTGTCGTAGACACCGCGCTGCTTCAGTCGCTCGATCAATCGACCGATATGATGGTCGAGGTTCTCCACCATCGCTGCGTACAGCTCCATCTTCCGCGCCTCGATCCGACGCTGCTCCGCGTCGAGTGACTCCCACGGCGCGATCGCGTCATGGCGCGGCGGCAGCTCCGCGTGCGCAGGCACGATGCCCTTTGCCTTCAACCGCTCGAAGTTGCGCTCCCTGAGCACGTCATAACCTTCGTCGTACCGGCCGCGATAGCGGTCACGCCATTCGTCGGGCACCTGGAGCGGCCAGTGCGGCGATGTGTACGCGGCGAATGCGAAGAACGGGCGGCCGTCGTCGATCTGCGACTCGATGAAACCGATCAGCCGGTCCGTGAACAGCTCCGTCGTATACGTCCCCGCCGGATACTCCACCTCCTCACCGTCCTCCCGATACAGCGAGCCGCCCTCGAAGAAGCCGATCGAGTTGAAGTGGTTCGCTGCACCGTGCGTGAGCTGGTACGAACGCTCGAAGCCGGCCGCAAGCGGACTCTGCTCGCGCGTATCGCCCAGATGCCACTTCCCCGTGCTGTACGTGTGATAGCCGGCCGCACGCAGCAGCCGCGGAAACGGCGCGACGCGATCCGACAGATAGCCCTCGTAGCCGG
This DNA window, taken from Longimicrobiales bacterium, encodes the following:
- a CDS encoding ABATE domain-containing protein, translating into MDGTNGIMATMLVNDRKPPPRPPRTLRLELPADPRPRVDIGPPFRRFNGGWLALDFVNTVPGWIPHPQDRDGWQDLPNGERLLEYADLIQWSRLQDVVSDGVAASLERASRKRPKRARSVIRRARTMRAVLYRLFRASALGWAPRADDLELLNAELARLRRREVVAPGELGLEVVWLGEEADLEGLLWPPLRSAVSLLTTPELADRLDQCGGPGCGWLFVDTGPGRPRRWCDSRDCGNVVKARAFRERQREETGTERTGGGE
- a CDS encoding FAD-binding oxidoreductase; the protein is MEAVEKSMDDGVLAELRRAVAGEVLVAGDAGYDAGRAVYFTSVDRRPDVIVRPADAGDVARVVTIARDTDSGLSVRNGGHSFASHGVRDGGIVLDMRSLRDLDIDVERRIARAGAGLSAGEYTEATNAHGLATGFGDAPSVGISGITLAGGIGFLHRRNGMTIDHLLGAEVVTADGRIVRADAESHEDLYWAIRGGGGGFGVVTQLEYRLEPVDRVLGGMLMLPATPESLVTLLEQAYTAPDELSLIVGVMPAPPMPFIPTEAHGSLIMMVTLVYAGDIAEGERVVAPFRALATPLLDAVRPMRYPEIYDGHADAPHPAAVTLHTGYIESLDVDAAARLFERLRTGSAPMRMAQFRPLGGAVARVPSDATAYAHRDRHFIATTGAMFERPEQHAEFAAWAAAAAADLADGEPGAYVGFMGAEGAARIAEAYPGATGERLARIKRQYDPTTLFDGSYNVMSGGNGRSPAAIASM
- a CDS encoding arylsulfatase encodes the protein MPRSVPRSARALTAGAFLVLVASAACGRTGAASTADSAGQDDRPNIVLLVADDLGYADTGAYGSDIRTPNIDRLAAEGILFTNFHTAPMCAPTRAMLLTGNNNHVAGMGQQSPGPALAAIAGYEGYLSDRVAPFPRLLRAAGYHTYSTGKWHLGDTREQSPLAAGFERSYQLTHGAANHFNSIGFFEGGSLYREDGEEVEYPAGTYTTELFTDRLIGFIESQIDDGRPFFAFAAYTSPHWPLQVPDEWRDRYRGRYDEGYDVLRERNFERLKAKGIVPAHAELPPRHDAIAPWESLDAEQRRIEARKMELYAAMVENLDHHIGRLIERLKQRGVYDNTLIVFMSDNGAAGSEDFYHTGPFVDYIQSHYDNSYDNMGRPDSWVSYGVPWAQAGSAPFSRYKTYTRQGGIAAQMIIAGPQVAQRGSINRAYATVMDLAPTFLELAGATYPDDGSVRPMEGESMAALLAGNAVAVHDADYVTTLFHAGRAYVRRGPWKLATLDPPFDESAFELFNVEADPGETTNLAPVHPDIHRELLELWRTERTRLGIVLPSEIQ